GTCGAGTATACCCGCAAAGCGCCGGGCTACTGCGCCTCAAGCGGGAAGAGGATCTTGATGTCCTGCTCCCACTGGACCGCCCTTCCACCCGAGGTGCGCGCGTAAAAGACGACGCGCGCGTGCCAGTCGAGGTGGTTGGCGTTGTTCAGGAACGCCTGGTACATCATCGCGGCGATCTTGCCGTCGAGGCTGAACTCGAAGGGCTCCGACAGGGCCCAGCCGTACTCCCAGTCCGCGCTGCTCTTGGTGCACTGCTGGGTGCCGCCGTCGCTGGCGGGACAGACGATGCCGGGAGGGATAGGTACCGAAACGTTGGCCGTGTAGGTCGAGTCGCCGGGGTCGATCTCCTGACCGGCGCCGTCGAGGTAGTGCACCTCCACGCGCTCGAGCACGCCTTCGGGCGCGCCCGGGCTGACCAGCACCTGGGCCAGGTTGCCGACCACCGTCAGCTCGCCGTTCTGTACGGCGAAACCCCAGGCGTCGGGGGTCAGGTTCACCTTATAGTACGGTTTAAACCCCACGTCCAGCCCGCACGAGGTCAGCGCCCCGGCCGCGAGCAATACCCCTAAGATCAGCCACTTCTTCATCCCATCATCTCCTCTCGCCACCTTGGGTTCAGCATAAAGAAACCTAAACGGGAAAGTCCAGCCATAAAGTCTACGTTTTCGACGGCCACCTCTTCGGGCAGGCTCAGCACCACCGGCGCGAAGTTGAGCAGCCCCCGCACCCCGGCCCGGACCAACCGCTCGGCCACGCCCTGGGCCTGCCCCTCGGGCACGGCCAGCAGGGCGACGTCGACGTGCTCGTCCCGCACCGTGGCCTCGAGCTCCTCCATCGGCCGCACGGTCACCGGCCCCACCCTGCGGCCGAGAATCCCGGGGTCGACGTCGAACCCCGCGACCAGCTCGTAACCCTCCGCGAGTCCGGGGTAGTCGGCGAGCGCCTGCCCCAGACGGCCCATGCCCACGATGATCAAGCGCCACTTGCGCCCCAGCCCCAGGATCTGGCGCAGCTCGCGCCGCAAGACCGGGACGGTGTAGCCGACGCCGCGGGTGCCGTAGCTGCCGAAGTAGGCCAGGTCCTTGCGCACCTGAAACGCGGTGACGCCGGTGGCGCGGGCCAGCTCCTCGCTCGAGGTGCGCACCGCGCCGGCCTCCTCCATGCGCTCCAGGGCCCGCAGGTAGCGCACCAGCCTGGTGATCGTCGCGTCCGGAATCTTGGCCACTAGCGCACCTCGACGACTTCGAAACCGGCCTCGACGAGCCGGCGCTTGAGCGCCGCGAGCTGCTCGGGGGCGACGGGACCGACCCAGACCTTGATCCAGGGCTTGCGGTATTGCAGCACCACCGGGCCGATCCCCTGGTCGCGCAGCGCGCGGACCGTGGCCTCGGCCGAGGCCAGCTGCTTGAAGGCCCCCACCTGCAGGTAGGTCTGGGTGGGTTCGGGGCTGTCGCCGCGGTAGATCTGCGGCTCGTAGTCGGCCAGCCGCTCGGCCGCCTGCACCGCGTCGCCGCGGCGCGTGAAGGGGCCGACGGCCACGCGGGTGACGCGCCCTACGGGCTCGAGGCGGACGGCGTAGCCCTGGGCCTCCAGCTTCTGGGCCAGCGCCAACGCGTTGAGCGGGTTGCCGAAGGCCCCCACCGAAACCCGGAAGATGCCCGTCTCCGGCCCCGCCGGGGCGGCGGGGGGCGGAGCGGTCTCCGTGCGGCCGGCGGGTGCCGCGGAACCGGCCGCGGGCGTCGCGGCCGCAGGTTCGGCCGGCGGCGCGCCGGCGGGCTCTTCCGGGGCGGCCTCGGGCGCTTCAGGCAGCAGCGGCACCACGGTGACCGGCTCCTCGGCCGCCGGGGCCTCGGCGTCCACACCCGGTGCCGTCGTTTCGCCCTGCGCGGGCGCGGCGATGGGAACCGGGGCCGTCACCCCGGAGGGGGCCTTGGTCTTGAAGGGGTTCACGCCGGTGAGGAAGAGCACGATCCCGACGACCGTAACCGCAAACACCGCGAAGATAAGCGCGTCAATCCAGTTTTCTCGTAACCAGCGCATAGGTTCTCCTTGACGAGCTCATTTCTTGATGAGGCTGCGTGCGGGCTCGAAGCCCAGTTCCAAAGCCCGCTTCCAGGCGCGCTGGGCCTCCGATTCGCGCGCCAGCGCCTTGAGGGCCCAGCCCAGGTTGTACCAGGCCTCGGCGTTGTTGGGGTCCTCCAGGACCACCTGGGTAAGCACCTGCTCGGCGTCGCTGAAGCGCTTGGACGCCAGGTACGCCGCCCCCAGGTTGAGGCGGGCCACCGGCGAGGGGTCGAGCTGCACGGCCCGCTCGAGCGCCGGCACCGCGGTGTCGAGGTCCTGCAGCGCGTAGGCCGCCAGCCCCAGCCACAACCAGGCCTCGGCGCGGTCGGGAACCAGGTCCACGGCCTGCAGGAGCAGCGCCCGCGCCTCGCCGTAGCGCCCGAGGCGGTACGCGCTCTTGCCCGCGACCAGCAGCGCGTCCGCCCGCACGTCGCCCTGCGCGGCGGCCGCGGCCAGCTTGGCGTAGCGCGAGGCCTGCTTGTAGTCCTTCTTCTGGAAGTACGCCGCGGCCAGGCCCACGAGGATGCGCGGCTCGTCGGGTTTCACGCTGTACGCCTTCTGGAAGGCCACCAGCGCGCGGTCCGCGTCCCCCGCGCGCAGCCAGTGGGTGCCCAGGTCGTAGTGGGCCTGCCAGAGGCGCGAGTCCAGGCGGGTCGCCTCCTGCAACAGCTGCGAGGCCCGGTCCGGGTCCGTGGGCTTGAGGACCATGGCCTTCTTGAGCAGCAGGTTGGCGCGCACCGCGGGATCGTCCACGGCCTGCAGCGAGCGGTCGAGCTCCCGCAGCGCGCGATCGGTGAGGCCCTGCCCCACGAAGATGTCGGCCAGCAGGCTCACCGCCGCCACGTGCCCGCGGTCGCGGTTGAGCACCTTGTACAGGTAAGGGATCGCCTCCTTGGGTTTCCCGGCCATCGCCAGGTTGTCGGCCACCTGGTAGAGCAGTTCTTCGTCCTCGCCCACCTTCCCCAGCGCTTCGATCAGGACCGCGGCCGCTTCTTCGGGGGAGCCGAGCTTGCGCAGTGAGGAGGCCAGGCCCAGGTAGGCGGGCCGCAGCACCTCGGGGGCCAGGTTCTGCTCCTCGCCGAGGGCGAGGGCCTTCTTGAACGCCGCCGCGGCCTCCTTCCAGCGCCCCAGGTCGGCGTAGGCGACGGCCAGGTTGTACCAGCCTTCGAAACGGTCCGGGAAGAGTCGGGTCACCTGGTCGAACTCGAAGAGCGCGCCGCGCAGGTCGCCCTTGCGGTAAAGCGCGAGGCCGAGGCCGAAGTGGGCCTGGAAGTTTTCGTAGTCGAGCGCCAGCACGTCCTCGAAGACCCGCGCCGCGTCGTCGTAGCGGCCCACGTCCAGGTAGGCGCGCCCCAGCGCGACCATGGTGGGCAGGTCCCCCGGCTGACTTTTCAGCTGCTCCTCCAAAGCCGCTGGATCGGGACTGGCGGACGGGGCGGTTTGCGCATAGGCGAACCAACTCCCGAGAAGCAGTAGGATGATCCACGTTGGTTTCATAAGACGACTTCCTCCCGGTACCGACATTCTTTGCGCTATTCTATCAGGATCTTCACTTCCGTCACAAGAAAATCGGCACCTTTACCCCGCCGCCCGCCGCCGCCGGAGGAGCGGCCGGGCCTCGAACCTCGCTTGACAGCCTTCCGCGCCTTTGTTAAATTAATCGATGGCGACGCGGGGTGGAGCAGTCTGGTAGCTCGTCGGGCTCATAACCCGAAGGTCGCAGGTTCAAATCCTGCCCCCGCAACCAAAACCCGAGCGCCGTGCCCCCAGGCACGGCGCTCTCTTCGTTCGGACGCTCAGGCGGGCACGCCGTATCGGGCGAGCACCAGGTAGATTATCCAGCCGCTGAGCGCGGCGTAGAGCCAGACCGGGACCGCCCAGCGCACCCAGGCGCGGTGCCGCGCCCACTCGCCCCGCACCGCCCAGTAGACCGCGGCCAGCACCAGCGGCAGATTCAGCGTCGCGGCAACGGTATGGGTCAGCAGCAGCGCCAGGTAGGGCGCGCGCCCCCACTCGGGGCCCGCGTAGTGGGTGGCCCCCACGAACGTCCACTTGATGAGGTAGAGAACGAGAAAGGCGGCCGCCAGTAGGACCGCGGCGAGCATCGCCTTGGGGTGCAGGTCACGGCGGCCGCGGCGGATCAGCAGCACGCCCACGACCACCAGCACCCCGCTGGCGAGGATGGCCGCGGCGGCCCACGCGCCTAGCGACGCCATGCCGGAAACTCCTCCCGCACCCGCTCGGCGAGCGGCCGGGCCTGGGGGTCGCGGCTGGTCCGGGCGTAACTGTAGCCGGCCACGAAGCAACGCTCCGCCTCGTCGCCTTCGAGGCGGCGGGCCAGGTTCAGGTAGACGAAGGCGATCGTTCCGTCGCGCAACGGCGAGGGAGGCTCTTCGAACAAACGTTCCAGCTGCCGGCGCAGCTCTTCCGGTGGGGCGGCGGCGAGGGCCCGCCGCCGGGGGTCGTCGTGCTCGAACACGCGCCATACTACCATGGGGGCATGGACGCAAAAGAAGCCCTGCTCGCCTTTCTCGACGACCCGGACGCGCTGACGCTGTCGGAGCTTGCCGAGGCCTTCGAGGCCTGGCCTCCGGCGGCCGCCCTCCAGAAACTCGCGGCGCGGGCCGTCTTCCTCGAGGACGAGCGCCTGGACCGCCTGCTCGAGCAGGCGTGCGCCGAAGCGCGGCGTCTGCTCGAGGGGCTGGAGGCCGGGTCATTCGTACCCCCCTCCTAGAGCGCCTCGTTCCTTCGCCCGCGTTTTTCCCTTTGCGTTCGAGATTCTTCCGGGCCGCGGCACCGGCTGCGACCCGGGACATCCATACTCTTGATTATGTGTTCATACCCTTTATTATCATGTACTCAAGGGTATAAGGGGGGTGAGAAGGCGAGAACGCGAACGTTCGGCGCAGCGCACACCTTTAGCGTCCATTCCGTGCATGGATTCAGGCTTTTGGGTTTGTAGAGAAAGGAGCCGCATATGATTCGGTCGCTTGTGAAGTTGCTAACGGTGGTGGTGTTCGGCGTTGGACTCGGTATCGGCCTTCTGGCCCTGGTGGGTCTCATGCCCAACGTGAAGTTGCCGGGCATGGCGTTCGCGCAGACGGGCGGCGGCCAGCACCCCCCCGCGGGGTCGGCCCCCACGCTCGAGTGCAGCGACTGCCACGGCAACCACCCCGAACCCGGGACCTACCAGTCGACGCCCCCGCCTGACGCGGACACCATCCCCTGCTTCGTCTGCCACGAAGTGTCGGCGGGGTTCAAGACCGGCGATCCGGGCACCTGGAAGAACCAGTAGCCCGATCCGTACGGCCTTCGTCGCCGGGCAGGAGGGGGCCTCCCTTCCTGCCCGCAGCCCAAAGGGGTTGAGAGCGTGATCGGAAAAACGTCGTGGTGGCTGGTCGGTCTGCTCGTCGGCGCCCTCGTCGCGGTGCTGGCCCAGTCCGACGGCCCCGTCGTGGACA
This genomic stretch from Oceanithermus profundus DSM 14977 harbors:
- a CDS encoding redox-sensing transcriptional repressor Rex; this encodes MAKIPDATITRLVRYLRALERMEEAGAVRTSSEELARATGVTAFQVRKDLAYFGSYGTRGVGYTVPVLRRELRQILGLGRKWRLIIVGMGRLGQALADYPGLAEGYELVAGFDVDPGILGRRVGPVTVRPMEELEATVRDEHVDVALLAVPEGQAQGVAERLVRAGVRGLLNFAPVVLSLPEEVAVENVDFMAGLSRLGFFMLNPRWREEMMG
- a CDS encoding SPOR domain-containing protein — its product is MRWLRENWIDALIFAVFAVTVVGIVLFLTGVNPFKTKAPSGVTAPVPIAAPAQGETTAPGVDAEAPAAEEPVTVVPLLPEAPEAAPEEPAGAPPAEPAAATPAAGSAAPAGRTETAPPPAAPAGPETGIFRVSVGAFGNPLNALALAQKLEAQGYAVRLEPVGRVTRVAVGPFTRRGDAVQAAERLADYEPQIYRGDSPEPTQTYLQVGAFKQLASAEATVRALRDQGIGPVVLQYRKPWIKVWVGPVAPEQLAALKRRLVEAGFEVVEVR
- a CDS encoding tetratricopeptide repeat protein — protein: MKPTWIILLLLGSWFAYAQTAPSASPDPAALEEQLKSQPGDLPTMVALGRAYLDVGRYDDAARVFEDVLALDYENFQAHFGLGLALYRKGDLRGALFEFDQVTRLFPDRFEGWYNLAVAYADLGRWKEAAAAFKKALALGEEQNLAPEVLRPAYLGLASSLRKLGSPEEAAAVLIEALGKVGEDEELLYQVADNLAMAGKPKEAIPYLYKVLNRDRGHVAAVSLLADIFVGQGLTDRALRELDRSLQAVDDPAVRANLLLKKAMVLKPTDPDRASQLLQEATRLDSRLWQAHYDLGTHWLRAGDADRALVAFQKAYSVKPDEPRILVGLAAAYFQKKDYKQASRYAKLAAAAAQGDVRADALLVAGKSAYRLGRYGEARALLLQAVDLVPDRAEAWLWLGLAAYALQDLDTAVPALERAVQLDPSPVARLNLGAAYLASKRFSDAEQVLTQVVLEDPNNAEAWYNLGWALKALARESEAQRAWKRALELGFEPARSLIKK
- a CDS encoding DUF420 domain-containing protein, translated to MASLGAWAAAAILASGVLVVVGVLLIRRGRRDLHPKAMLAAVLLAAAFLVLYLIKWTFVGATHYAGPEWGRAPYLALLLTHTVAATLNLPLVLAAVYWAVRGEWARHRAWVRWAVPVWLYAALSGWIIYLVLARYGVPA